The Oscillospiraceae bacterium genome has a segment encoding these proteins:
- the ileS gene encoding isoleucine--tRNA ligase has protein sequence MDYNQTLNLPKTDFPMRAALPQREPEFLKAWEENDQYRQLMQHNEGKPLFVLHDGPPYANGDIHIGHAMNKTLKDFIVRYKNMTGFQSPYVPGWDTHGLPTELKARKQAGIGAGSDISDLELRKICRETALSYVDIQRESFKRLGVIGEWDHPYITLTKDFEEEQIKVFATMASQGHIYKGLKPVYWCPDCKTALAEAEIEYGEDPCHSIYVKFQVTDDMGKLTALGADLSKTYFVIWTTTTWTLPANVAICVGPNFEYSLVKSGDEFYVMATDLVDAAMADRGTTDYETVGVIQGSELEYMKTQHPFIDRTSLVIVGDHVTLESGTGCVHTAPGHGVDDFIVCQKYPEIPTVVPVDAEGRLTEEAGQFAGLTTDEANKPIAEHLEKIGALFALKKIVHQYPHCWRCHKPIIFRATSQWFCSVDDFKEAAVAATEDVQWYPAWGKDRMQSMIQERADWCISRQRKWGVPIPVFYCKDCGKEIVDKDLMLRVSKIFGQEGSDAWFAHEAEYFLPEDYKCPHCGAQKGFEKESDIMDVWFDSGSSHAAVLKQRPYLKWPADVYLEGADQYRGWFQSSLLTSVAAGQPAPFKQIITHGWTVDGEGKKMSKSLGNGIDPADIINQYGADILRLWVASSDYHADVRISKEILKQLSDNYRKIRNTARYCLGNLYDFDPDKDMVPNDQLEELDKYALMKLDQVLATARGGYEVYEYHTAAHALHNFCVVDMSNFYFDVLKDRLYTSAPNSATRRAAQTVLYKVLDALTLVLTPILAFTCDEIWKAMPHAAGRDPRSPLFNDIPQPEYIAADADFMAKWDRIHRIREDVQKALELARKDKTIGKSLEAKVTLYAAGELHDFLESVESQLPEIFITSAVALSDGEGDFTGEVEGLRVSVSKADGEKCERCWKYDETVGQNAEHPTLCAHCAAALAEMNK, from the coding sequence ATGGATTATAACCAAACACTGAATTTACCCAAGACCGACTTTCCCATGCGGGCAGCTTTGCCCCAGCGGGAGCCGGAATTCCTGAAAGCATGGGAAGAAAACGACCAGTACCGTCAGCTGATGCAGCACAACGAGGGCAAGCCTTTGTTTGTGCTCCACGACGGACCTCCGTACGCCAACGGTGATATTCATATCGGCCACGCCATGAACAAGACCTTAAAGGACTTTATTGTGCGCTACAAGAATATGACCGGATTTCAGTCACCCTATGTGCCCGGCTGGGATACCCACGGCCTGCCCACAGAGCTGAAAGCCAGAAAGCAGGCGGGCATCGGCGCCGGCAGCGATATTTCCGATCTGGAATTGCGCAAGATTTGCCGAGAGACCGCGCTGAGCTATGTGGATATTCAGCGGGAGTCCTTTAAGCGCCTGGGCGTAATCGGCGAGTGGGACCACCCGTACATCACCCTGACCAAGGACTTTGAGGAAGAGCAGATTAAGGTATTTGCCACCATGGCTTCTCAGGGCCATATTTACAAGGGCTTAAAGCCTGTGTATTGGTGCCCGGACTGCAAGACCGCCCTTGCTGAGGCGGAGATTGAGTACGGCGAGGATCCCTGCCATTCTATTTATGTAAAGTTCCAGGTCACGGACGATATGGGCAAGCTCACTGCACTGGGTGCGGACCTGAGCAAGACCTATTTCGTGATTTGGACCACCACCACCTGGACACTGCCGGCCAATGTGGCCATCTGCGTAGGCCCCAACTTTGAGTATTCTCTGGTCAAGAGCGGCGACGAGTTTTATGTGATGGCTACCGACTTGGTAGACGCCGCTATGGCGGACCGGGGCACCACGGACTATGAGACCGTGGGTGTGATCCAGGGCAGCGAGCTGGAGTATATGAAAACCCAGCACCCGTTTATTGACCGCACCTCTTTGGTGATCGTGGGCGATCATGTAACGCTGGAGAGCGGTACCGGTTGCGTACACACGGCACCGGGTCACGGTGTGGATGACTTTATCGTGTGCCAAAAGTACCCGGAGATCCCCACCGTTGTACCGGTGGATGCCGAGGGCAGACTGACGGAGGAGGCCGGACAGTTCGCCGGGCTGACCACCGATGAGGCCAACAAGCCCATTGCGGAGCATTTGGAAAAAATCGGCGCTTTGTTTGCGCTGAAAAAGATCGTCCACCAGTATCCCCATTGCTGGCGTTGCCATAAGCCCATCATTTTCCGCGCCACCTCCCAGTGGTTCTGCTCGGTAGATGATTTTAAGGAGGCTGCTGTGGCTGCCACCGAGGATGTGCAGTGGTATCCGGCCTGGGGCAAGGACCGTATGCAGTCCATGATCCAGGAGCGCGCCGATTGGTGTATCTCCCGTCAGCGTAAGTGGGGTGTGCCTATTCCCGTATTTTATTGTAAAGACTGCGGCAAGGAGATTGTGGATAAAGATCTGATGCTGCGGGTATCTAAGATCTTTGGTCAGGAAGGCTCCGACGCCTGGTTCGCCCACGAGGCGGAATATTTCCTGCCGGAGGATTATAAGTGCCCCCACTGCGGCGCACAAAAGGGCTTTGAAAAAGAAAGCGACATTATGGATGTGTGGTTCGACTCCGGCTCCAGCCATGCAGCGGTGCTTAAACAGCGCCCTTATTTGAAGTGGCCGGCAGATGTGTATCTGGAGGGCGCCGACCAGTACAGAGGCTGGTTCCAGTCCTCTTTGCTCACCAGCGTAGCCGCCGGGCAGCCTGCGCCCTTTAAGCAGATCATCACCCACGGCTGGACCGTAGACGGTGAGGGCAAGAAGATGAGTAAGTCCCTGGGCAACGGTATTGACCCGGCGGACATTATCAACCAGTACGGCGCGGATATTCTGCGTTTGTGGGTGGCTTCTTCCGATTACCACGCCGATGTGCGTATCAGTAAGGAGATCTTGAAGCAGCTGTCGGATAATTACAGAAAGATCCGCAACACCGCTCGTTATTGCCTGGGCAACCTGTATGACTTTGACCCGGACAAGGATATGGTGCCCAACGATCAGTTGGAAGAGCTGGATAAATATGCACTGATGAAGCTGGATCAGGTGCTGGCTACCGCTCGCGGCGGGTACGAGGTGTACGAGTACCACACCGCCGCCCACGCGCTGCACAACTTCTGCGTGGTGGATATGAGTAACTTCTACTTTGATGTGCTCAAGGATCGGCTGTACACTTCTGCGCCGAACAGCGCTACCCGCCGTGCCGCCCAGACCGTATTGTATAAGGTGCTGGACGCACTGACCTTGGTGCTGACTCCCATTTTGGCCTTTACCTGTGACGAGATCTGGAAGGCAATGCCCCATGCAGCGGGCAGAGATCCCCGGTCTCCGCTGTTTAACGATATTCCCCAGCCGGAGTACATTGCTGCGGACGCAGACTTTATGGCCAAGTGGGATCGGATCCATCGGATTCGTGAAGATGTGCAGAAGGCACTGGAGTTGGCTCGTAAGGACAAGACCATCGGTAAGTCCTTGGAGGCCAAGGTGACCCTGTACGCTGCGGGCGAACTGCACGATTTCTTGGAGAGTGTAGAGAGC
- a CDS encoding DivIVA domain-containing protein — translation MITPSQIREKNLSTVQSGGYDKEEVNALLAQIVESYQAVYDENKELYRKMEILAGKIEEYRNEEDSIKTALITAQKMADRIAKDAKEKAEEKLSASAATAQQTVTDAKEKADKMVAEARTYAANFTKEKQDAAESIITEAEAKANDAIDGAKVVAQEMLNQAKQLSEELMSKAKSEKAYHEQLIEKLRSESKSFKDSLLSLYESQMDRLGDMVDLKPQVDEDQAHIDSVESEMNQIISNIDEINKLQSQTDDAPTEEAAAQAPTAENTKGDTDDDQVDQIIDEIEEKQAPAASPEEVSSALNAFTEDEITPLDENAPTISEIDEEPELEQVPPQQEEKTLFDDQAAMPFEDYFHVKSGDERTSETISLTAPDEDEYEEEEGSSKLRGFFKKKK, via the coding sequence ATGATTACACCCAGCCAAATTCGAGAGAAAAATCTGTCTACCGTGCAAAGCGGCGGATATGATAAGGAAGAGGTCAATGCCCTGTTGGCCCAGATCGTCGAGTCTTACCAGGCTGTGTACGATGAGAACAAAGAGCTTTACCGCAAAATGGAAATACTTGCCGGCAAGATTGAGGAGTACAGAAATGAAGAGGACTCTATCAAGACCGCACTGATCACCGCCCAAAAGATGGCGGATCGCATTGCCAAGGACGCCAAGGAAAAGGCGGAGGAGAAGCTGAGCGCCAGCGCAGCCACCGCGCAGCAGACGGTGACGGACGCCAAAGAAAAAGCGGACAAGATGGTGGCCGAGGCTCGCACCTATGCCGCCAACTTTACCAAGGAGAAGCAGGACGCTGCCGAGTCCATTATTACCGAGGCGGAGGCCAAGGCCAATGATGCCATTGACGGCGCCAAGGTTGTGGCTCAGGAAATGCTCAACCAGGCCAAGCAGCTGTCTGAGGAGCTGATGAGCAAGGCGAAGAGCGAAAAAGCCTATCACGAGCAGCTGATTGAAAAGCTGCGCAGCGAGTCTAAGAGCTTTAAGGACAGCTTGCTGTCCCTGTATGAGAGCCAGATGGATCGCCTGGGCGATATGGTAGATCTGAAGCCCCAGGTGGACGAGGATCAGGCGCACATTGACTCTGTGGAGAGCGAGATGAACCAGATCATCTCCAATATTGACGAGATCAACAAACTGCAAAGCCAGACGGACGACGCACCGACGGAGGAAGCTGCGGCACAGGCGCCGACGGCAGAGAATACCAAGGGCGACACAGACGATGACCAGGTGGATCAGATCATTGACGAGATCGAGGAGAAGCAGGCGCCCGCAGCCAGCCCGGAGGAGGTCAGCAGCGCGCTGAACGCCTTTACCGAGGACGAAATCACTCCGCTGGACGAGAACGCCCCCACCATCAGCGAGATCGACGAGGAACCGGAGCTGGAGCAGGTGCCCCCGCAGCAGGAGGAAAAGACCTTGTTTGACGATCAGGCCGCTATGCCCTTTGAGGATTATTTCCATGTAAAGAGCGGCGACGAGCGCACCAGCGAGACCATTTCCCTGACCGCTCCGGACGAGGACGAGTATGAGGAGGAAGAGGGCTCTTCCAAGCTGCGCGGTTTCTTTAAGAAGAAAAAATAA
- a CDS encoding cell division protein SepF: MGLLDKFKEIITENDDDFDDYYDDDNRDYGLAAPERAERQERPRHERAPKPERQERPRSRGRDDKVVNIHTTTQLQVVLVKPERFEEAASIGDNLNAKRTVVLNLESTNRDIARRLLDFLSGVAYANNGQIKRVANSTYIITPYNVDVMGDLIDELENNGMFM; this comes from the coding sequence ATGGGTTTACTGGATAAGTTCAAAGAGATCATTACCGAGAATGATGATGATTTTGACGATTACTATGACGACGACAACCGGGACTACGGTCTGGCTGCCCCGGAGCGGGCAGAGCGACAGGAGCGCCCCCGGCACGAGCGGGCGCCTAAGCCGGAGCGCCAGGAACGCCCTCGCAGCAGAGGACGGGACGATAAGGTGGTCAATATCCACACCACCACCCAGTTGCAGGTGGTGCTGGTGAAGCCGGAGCGGTTTGAAGAGGCTGCCTCCATCGGCGACAATTTGAATGCCAAGCGTACGGTGGTGTTGAATTTGGAGAGCACCAACCGAGATATTGCGCGCAGACTGCTGGATTTCCTCAGCGGCGTGGCGTATGCCAACAACGGCCAGATCAAGCGGGTAGCCAACAGCACCTATATCATTACGCCTTACAATGTAGATGTAATGGGCGATCTGATCGATGAGCTTGAGAACAACGGCATGTTTATGTGA
- a CDS encoding YggS family pyridoxal phosphate-dependent enzyme, with translation MEKFIPDPARLQAVEENWKRVLERVQEGAVKSGRDPREVRLMAVTKTVEPVYINRALDLGADLIGENRVQEYLGKRDELHLDGVEKHLIGRLQTNKVKYIVGQVDMIQSVDSMKLAQEISKQSVKHGVTTRVLVEVNIGREESKSGIMIEALPELLEEAAQLPGLQIKGLMCIPPICETETQVRKYFETMHQSFIDIKDKKHHNIDMDILSMGMSGDFEAAIAEGSTLVRVGSAIFGARQYR, from the coding sequence ATGGAAAAGTTTATACCTGATCCGGCACGGCTGCAAGCCGTTGAGGAGAACTGGAAGCGGGTCTTAGAGCGGGTGCAGGAGGGCGCCGTCAAAAGCGGCCGCGATCCCCGAGAGGTTCGCCTGATGGCAGTGACCAAGACCGTGGAGCCGGTGTACATTAACCGGGCACTGGATCTGGGCGCCGATTTGATCGGCGAAAATCGGGTGCAGGAATACCTGGGCAAGCGGGACGAGTTGCACTTGGATGGGGTGGAAAAACACCTGATCGGTCGACTCCAGACCAATAAGGTCAAGTATATTGTGGGTCAGGTGGATATGATCCAGTCGGTGGATTCTATGAAACTGGCCCAGGAGATTTCCAAGCAGTCCGTTAAGCACGGCGTGACCACCCGGGTGCTGGTGGAGGTGAACATCGGCCGGGAGGAAAGCAAAAGCGGCATTATGATCGAGGCATTGCCGGAGTTGCTGGAAGAAGCGGCCCAGTTGCCCGGTTTGCAGATCAAGGGCTTGATGTGTATTCCCCCCATTTGTGAGACAGAGACACAGGTGCGCAAATATTTTGAGACAATGCATCAATCTTTCATTGACATTAAAGACAAAAAACACCATAATATAGACATGGATATTCTGTCTATGGGTATGAGCGGCGATTTTGAGGCCGCCATTGCCGAGGGTTCCACGCTGGTGCGTGTCGGCTCTGCCATCTTCGGCGCCAGACAATACCGTTAA
- the miaA gene encoding tRNA (adenosine(37)-N6)-dimethylallyltransferase MiaA gives MKTKVLVVAGPTASGKTGLGIALARRLDGEIVCADSMQIYTGMPIATAAPTAAERQAAVHHLAEILPPDTPFSVAQYCNLAAETVADIAARGKVPILVGGTGLFIDSFIDHIQFAHVQTNPDLRRELLAKDGTELYRTLQQVDPTAAAEIHPNNKNRVVRALELYYAGVTKTAQNAASRREDSPYKALYFVLRYRDRQVLYDRINARVDAMLAAGLVEEARQAYAACGPTARQAIGHKELLPYLEGSEPLETAVERLKQETRRYAKRQITWFKRRQGTVVLEPDTMDTERLIAAATAQAEDFLYGKDKGKRA, from the coding sequence ATGAAGACAAAGGTACTTGTAGTGGCCGGCCCCACCGCCTCCGGCAAAACCGGTTTGGGCATTGCTCTGGCTCGGCGGCTGGACGGCGAGATTGTGTGTGCCGACTCTATGCAGATCTATACCGGTATGCCCATTGCCACTGCGGCGCCTACGGCAGCGGAGCGGCAGGCAGCGGTGCACCATTTGGCAGAGATTCTGCCCCCGGACACCCCTTTTAGCGTGGCTCAGTATTGCAACCTGGCAGCGGAGACGGTGGCAGATATTGCCGCACGGGGTAAGGTGCCCATTTTGGTTGGCGGCACCGGGCTGTTTATTGACAGCTTTATTGACCACATTCAGTTTGCCCATGTGCAGACGAACCCGGACCTGCGCCGGGAGCTGCTGGCAAAGGACGGCACAGAGTTGTACCGTACCTTGCAGCAGGTGGATCCCACGGCTGCGGCAGAAATACATCCGAATAACAAAAACCGGGTGGTGCGTGCACTGGAGCTGTACTATGCCGGTGTGACCAAGACTGCCCAGAATGCAGCCTCCCGCCGGGAGGACAGCCCTTATAAGGCACTGTATTTTGTGCTTCGCTACCGGGATCGGCAGGTGCTGTATGATCGGATCAATGCCCGGGTGGATGCCATGCTGGCCGCCGGATTGGTGGAGGAAGCACGGCAGGCCTACGCCGCTTGCGGTCCCACGGCACGGCAGGCCATTGGGCACAAGGAGCTGCTGCCGTATTTGGAGGGCAGCGAGCCGCTGGAGACGGCGGTAGAACGGCTCAAGCAGGAGACCCGCCGCTACGCCAAGCGCCAGATCACTTGGTTTAAGCGCCGGCAGGGCACTGTGGTGCTGGAGCCGGATACCATGGATACAGAACGCCTGATCGCCGCAGCGACGGCGCAGGCAGAGGATTTTCTTTATGGCAAAGACAAAGGAAAAAGAGCATAA
- the mutL gene encoding DNA mismatch repair endonuclease MutL, with the protein MPQIHILPKSVYQLIAAGEVVERPASAIKEMVENSIDAGATRITVEIQHGGSTYMRITDDGCGIARADVPKVFISHATSKIATEEDLNAIGTLGFRGEAMASIGAVAQVELLTRTAEEQVGTRYVIAGGQEQSCDDAGCPVGTTVVVRDLFFNTPARMKFLKKDVTEGNAVAGVLDAVALSHPEIAFRLIRDGKQTLVTPGNKDLKSTVYSVFGRELTQSLIPVHYSYNGMELEGYVSSPHASRKSRAMQYFFINGRLVKSKTALAALEQAYKNSIMVGRFPACVLNMTVNAALVDVNVHPAKIEVRFANEKPVFDLVYYGVKTAIETGDSVKEATFGGTPAADEVGRAYPPAGSRSAKIDFFRKKEESVQTVLQTAPRTDFWQTAQAGVPYRTAPQGQIPVQRTAEQSTAPTAQEPAPVKVTETNASEPQAAPVVQREQKVPAQASPAVPAHESAESAASAPLSAETAPAPTVQVVDEDRKAPAFRVVGEAFKTYILVEIENNLYYIDKHAAHERMNFEALRRSAEIHSQLLLAPVTVRLNKTELSAVEEHLDLLQKGGFEVEIFGTDAVLVRSVPAMLDGANIADLICEIAEKLLEHKTDIEPEKLDWIFHSTACRAAVKAGDVTSPAEQRLFVEKLLSMPDIRYCPHGRPVMIKVSRYEIERQFGRA; encoded by the coding sequence ATGCCGCAAATTCATATTTTACCCAAGTCCGTGTACCAGCTGATTGCAGCCGGCGAGGTGGTGGAACGCCCCGCCTCTGCAATTAAAGAAATGGTGGAGAATTCCATTGACGCCGGCGCCACCCGCATAACGGTGGAAATCCAGCACGGCGGCTCTACCTATATGCGCATTACGGACGACGGCTGTGGTATCGCAAGGGCGGATGTGCCCAAGGTGTTTATCAGCCATGCCACCTCCAAGATCGCAACCGAGGAGGACTTGAACGCCATCGGCACCCTGGGCTTTCGGGGCGAGGCCATGGCTTCCATCGGCGCAGTGGCGCAGGTGGAACTGCTCACCCGCACAGCAGAGGAGCAGGTGGGCACCCGCTATGTGATCGCCGGCGGCCAGGAACAAAGCTGCGACGACGCCGGTTGCCCGGTGGGCACCACAGTGGTGGTGCGGGATCTGTTCTTTAACACCCCTGCGCGCATGAAATTCTTAAAGAAAGATGTGACCGAGGGCAACGCGGTGGCCGGTGTGCTGGACGCGGTGGCGCTGAGCCACCCGGAGATCGCCTTTCGCCTGATCCGGGACGGCAAGCAGACCCTGGTGACTCCCGGCAACAAGGACTTAAAGAGCACGGTGTACTCCGTGTTTGGCCGAGAATTGACCCAGTCGCTGATCCCGGTGCATTACAGCTATAACGGTATGGAGCTGGAGGGCTATGTGTCCAGCCCCCATGCCTCCCGCAAAAGCCGGGCCATGCAGTATTTTTTCATAAACGGTCGCCTGGTGAAGTCTAAGACCGCCTTGGCGGCGCTGGAGCAGGCGTATAAAAACAGCATTATGGTGGGGCGCTTTCCCGCCTGTGTGCTGAATATGACCGTCAACGCGGCGCTGGTGGATGTGAATGTGCACCCGGCCAAGATCGAGGTGCGCTTTGCCAACGAAAAGCCGGTGTTTGACCTGGTGTATTATGGGGTCAAGACCGCGATTGAGACCGGCGACAGTGTAAAGGAAGCGACTTTTGGCGGCACCCCTGCAGCGGACGAGGTGGGACGCGCGTACCCGCCGGCAGGCAGTCGCAGCGCCAAGATCGACTTCTTCCGCAAAAAGGAAGAGAGCGTGCAAACGGTGCTGCAAACAGCGCCCCGCACAGACTTTTGGCAGACGGCGCAGGCAGGTGTGCCGTACCGTACCGCGCCCCAGGGGCAGATCCCGGTGCAGCGGACGGCAGAGCAAAGCACAGCGCCGACGGCGCAAGAGCCGGCACCTGTAAAAGTGACCGAAACAAACGCCTCGGAACCCCAGGCTGCGCCGGTGGTACAGCGTGAGCAGAAAGTACCCGCCCAAGCGTCCCCGGCAGTGCCTGCGCATGAGAGCGCAGAATCGGCAGCGTCTGCACCGCTTTCGGCGGAGACAGCACCTGCCCCCACGGTGCAGGTGGTGGACGAGGACCGGAAGGCCCCGGCCTTCCGTGTAGTGGGCGAAGCCTTTAAGACCTATATACTTGTAGAGATAGAAAATAATTTATATTATATTGACAAGCACGCCGCCCACGAGCGGATGAATTTTGAAGCCCTGCGCCGGAGCGCGGAGATCCACAGCCAGTTGCTGCTGGCGCCGGTGACCGTGCGCTTGAACAAAACGGAGCTGTCCGCCGTGGAGGAACATCTGGACCTGCTGCAAAAAGGCGGCTTTGAGGTGGAGATCTTTGGCACGGATGCGGTGTTGGTGCGATCGGTGCCCGCTATGCTGGACGGGGCAAATATTGCCGACCTGATTTGCGAGATCGCAGAGAAGCTGCTGGAGCACAAAACGGACATTGAGCCGGAAAAGCTGGACTGGATTTTCCATTCCACCGCTTGCCGCGCAGCGGTCAAGGCCGGTGATGTGACTAGCCCGGCGGAGCAGCGCCTGTTTGTTGAGAAGCTGCTGTCCATGCCGGATATTCGCTACTGCCCCCATGGGCGGCCGGTGATGATCAAGGTTAGCCGGTACGAGATCGAAAGACAGTTCGGCAGGGCGTGA
- the mutS gene encoding DNA mismatch repair protein MutS produces the protein MAKAKISPMMDQYFQIKKDYADVILFFRLGDFYEMFFDDAKIASKELDLVLTGRDCGQAERAPMCGVPFHSADSYIAKLVSRGYKVAICEQMEDPALAKGIVKREVIRIITPGTVIEGNMLEDGVNNYLCSVFGSENGAGLCFADVSTGEFHVTLATGEDVESKVINQLSTYSPKEVIFGGTAADYDHVVQFVTARLEASAEYPEAALFDFDACSQEIIETLKKDEIAALDLGHSRETVCALGAVIAYLKNTQKKDEIETPSEVEFYDSERFMHLDISARRNLELTRSMMTGDKKHSLLWVIDKTKTAMGKRMIRAWVERPLLSVSQILRRQNAVGELFDCPMLRDTVRQALVGVNDIERLMTRIVYGTANAKELRALESTISALPEIKTALADCNTAMLREIESDIDLLTDVAEEIRRAIVEEPPFSIREGGFIKAGYNEEIDSLKAIMTDGTGVIASIEAQQREETGIPKLKVGYNRVFGYYIEVSNAYRDQVPETYIRKQTLANCERYITQELKELEGKILGAKDREVALEYQLFCALREEIAGQIQRLQVTAKALARLDVLCSLAHVAAEHNYTCPQVEGDGVIEIKDGRHPVVEALLDSGPFVPNDTYLDLQDDRCHIITGPNMAGKSTYMRQIALITLLAQIGSFVPARQAHIGVVDAIFTRVGASDDLATGQSTFMVEMNEVATILKDATQNSLIILDEIGRGTSTFDGMSIARAVLEYVCKRKTLGAKTLFATHYHELTAMEGLVDGVRNYSVAVKKRGDDITFLRRIVRGGADQSFGIEVAKLAGVPDKVVRRAKVILKELEQNSVPIEFKAEEAIEEEPEEEIQYNFTANGTNEILEILKTVDINTLTPIEAMQTLDNLRKKAQELS, from the coding sequence ATGGCAAAGGCAAAGATCAGCCCTATGATGGATCAGTATTTTCAGATCAAGAAGGACTATGCGGATGTGATTTTGTTCTTCCGTCTGGGCGATTTTTATGAAATGTTTTTTGATGATGCCAAGATCGCCAGCAAGGAGCTGGATTTGGTGCTCACCGGTCGGGACTGCGGCCAGGCGGAGCGGGCACCTATGTGCGGTGTGCCCTTTCACAGCGCAGACAGCTATATCGCCAAGCTGGTGAGCCGGGGCTACAAGGTGGCCATCTGTGAGCAGATGGAGGATCCGGCGCTGGCCAAGGGCATCGTTAAAAGAGAGGTTATAAGAATCATCACCCCCGGTACGGTAATCGAGGGCAATATGCTGGAGGACGGCGTCAACAACTACCTGTGCAGTGTGTTTGGCAGCGAGAACGGCGCCGGGCTTTGCTTTGCGGATGTGTCAACCGGCGAGTTTCATGTGACTCTGGCTACCGGCGAGGATGTGGAGAGCAAGGTGATCAATCAGCTGTCCACCTATTCTCCCAAAGAGGTGATCTTTGGCGGCACCGCTGCCGATTATGACCATGTGGTGCAGTTCGTTACTGCTCGGCTGGAGGCGTCCGCCGAGTACCCGGAGGCGGCGCTGTTTGATTTTGACGCCTGCTCCCAGGAAATTATAGAGACCTTGAAGAAGGATGAGATCGCCGCACTGGACCTGGGTCACAGCCGCGAGACGGTGTGTGCCCTGGGCGCGGTGATCGCTTATTTGAAGAATACGCAGAAGAAAGACGAGATCGAGACGCCGTCGGAAGTGGAGTTCTACGACAGCGAGCGGTTTATGCACCTGGACATCAGCGCCCGGCGCAACTTGGAGCTGACCCGCTCCATGATGACCGGCGACAAGAAGCATTCGCTGCTGTGGGTGATTGATAAGACCAAGACTGCCATGGGCAAGCGGATGATTCGTGCCTGGGTGGAACGGCCGCTGCTGAGCGTCAGCCAAATCCTCCGTCGCCAAAATGCGGTGGGCGAGTTGTTTGACTGTCCTATGCTGCGAGACACGGTACGCCAGGCGCTGGTGGGTGTTAACGACATTGAGCGGCTGATGACCCGCATTGTGTACGGCACTGCCAATGCCAAGGAATTGCGGGCGCTGGAGAGCACCATTTCCGCCCTGCCGGAGATTAAGACTGCTTTGGCAGACTGCAACACCGCCATGCTGCGGGAAATTGAAAGCGATATTGATCTGCTCACCGATGTGGCAGAGGAAATTCGCCGGGCAATTGTGGAGGAGCCGCCCTTTTCTATCCGCGAAGGCGGGTTTATCAAAGCAGGCTATAACGAAGAGATTGACAGCCTAAAGGCCATTATGACCGACGGCACCGGCGTGATTGCCTCCATTGAAGCGCAGCAGCGGGAAGAAACCGGTATTCCCAAGCTGAAAGTGGGCTACAACCGGGTATTCGGTTACTATATTGAGGTGTCCAACGCCTACCGGGACCAGGTACCGGAGACCTATATCCGCAAGCAGACCTTAGCCAACTGCGAGCGCTACATAACCCAGGAGCTGAAAGAGCTGGAGGGCAAGATTTTAGGCGCCAAGGATCGGGAGGTGGCGCTGGAGTACCAGCTGTTCTGTGCTCTGCGAGAGGAGATCGCCGGTCAGATCCAGCGGCTGCAAGTGACCGCCAAGGCGCTGGCCCGGCTGGATGTGCTGTGTTCCCTGGCCCATGTGGCGGCAGAGCATAACTACACCTGTCCCCAGGTAGAAGGGGATGGCGTGATCGAGATCAAGGACGGCCGCCACCCGGTTGTGGAGGCGCTGCTGGACAGCGGACCCTTTGTTCCCAACGATACATACCTGGACTTGCAGGACGACCGGTGCCACATTATCACCGGTCCCAATATGGCAGGTAAGTCCACCTATATGCGCCAGATCGCGCTGATTACCTTGTTGGCGCAGATCGGTTCCTTTGTACCGGCGCGGCAGGCGCACATTGGCGTGGTAGACGCCATCTTTACTCGAGTGGGCGCGTCTGACGACCTGGCTACCGGCCAGTCCACCTTTATGGTGGAGATGAACGAGGTGGCCACCATTTTGAAAGACGCCACCCAAAACAGCCTGATTATCTTAGACGAGATCGGCCGGGGCACCTCCACCTTTGACGGTATGAGCATTGCCCGGGCGGTGCTGGAATATGTGTGCAAGCGCAAGACTCTGGGCGCCAAGACGCTGTTTGCCACCCATTACCATGAGCTGACCGCCATGGAGGGGTTGGTAGACGGTGTGCGCAACTACTCCGTAGCGGTGAAGAAGCGGGGAGACGATATTACTTTCCTGCGGCGGATCGTGCGGGGCGGCGCGGACCAGAGCTTTGGTATTGAAGTGGCCAAGCTGGCCGGTGTGCCGGACAAGGTGGTGCGCCGCGCCAAGGTGATCCTCAAGGAGCTGGAGCAGAACAGCGTGCCTATCGAGTTTAAGGCGGAGGAAGCTATAGAGGAGGAGCCGGAGGAGGAAATTCAGTACAATTTCACCGCCAACGGCACCAACGAGATTTTGGAAATTCTAAAGACCGTAGACATTAACACTTTGACTCCAATTGAGGCTATGCAGACCCTGGATAACCTGCGCAAAAAGGCCCAGGAGCTTAGCTAA